One Siniperca chuatsi isolate FFG_IHB_CAS linkage group LG5, ASM2008510v1, whole genome shotgun sequence DNA window includes the following coding sequences:
- the LOC122876429 gene encoding leucyl-cystinyl aminopeptidase isoform X1 has product MDPFDSNNTERANLPRNMIENSMFEEEPDVVDLAKDSTAFPTFPALDPDEVVYEPRSSRLLVRGLGENDIDEDEEDCESSARLLGMSFMNRSSAHRSSSSPYTRQAPPRSCSRPSVRTMVVCVLFLVIVASMTMVLYFVPGCNFTKMGCPKPNQTAPFEPVYPVSTNGELFPWAQLRLPRSIRPLSYDLTLNPDFDNMTFTGRTVISMSVLHNTKRIVLHSANLNITKATVKLGDGEASDVTVLEYKPTQQIAIKFSDELKAGQYCVLTLDYSANFSHTYDGFYNSSYTDKDGKRSVLAATQFEPLSARKAFPCFDEPAFKATFLIKISRKPNYMTLSNMPKAKTTLLPNGFMQDEFEKTSVNMSTYLVAFIVANFTPISKNVSETLVSVYSVPEKKEHTDYALDTASKLLEFYNNFFEINYPLKKLDLVAIPDFLAGAMENWGLITFRETSLLVGKQSCPLEKQVVASVIAHELAHQWFGNLVTMSWWNDLWLNEGFATYMQYMSLQTVLPQLDIGNLFLAVRFRALDKDALNSSHAVSTEVNTPEQVEEMFDSVSYEKGASILLMLNASLPGDQQFRKGIIQYLNQFSGLNTDTDDLWNSLTQVEVSMQHQNVSEMMSSWTSQKGFPLVTVSRNGEQVTFTQEHFLLTTDNATRTSSLWNIPVTYVNDSCSLAPECKQVFTLKTKSETLKLPESVKWLKLNYRNTGFYIVHYGDKGWAALINALSSNVSVLTHEDRASLIHNIFALSRLGRVSFLQVFNLLKYMSSETETSPVTEALLQLNDIYRLLDKRQEHSLVARMKNYILHQFGSLMDKQTWEEEESVSKQELRSALLGTACSLNEENCTQQAKALFKQYANGTLGISGDLQKVVFTVAAQSTEDWLTLLNMYRNATYDADKRKMLQGLASTQDARRIVWILKAGLKGDIIQTQELPLVISTVCKGFAGYLFVWDFIQENWDRLIDKFPVGSFAIQTIIKSATSQFSTQAHLDQVQGFFSGLKERGSQMRSVQEALETIRLNQRWMDKNLSTLRKWL; this is encoded by the exons ATGGATCCCTTTGACAGTAACAATACAG AGCGTGCCAACCTGCCGAGGAACATGATTGAGAACAGCATGTTTGAAGAAGAGCCTGATGTTGTGGATTTGGCCAAAGACTCCACTGCATTTCCG ACGTTTCCTGCTCTTGACCCAGATGAGGTAGTGTATGAGCCTCGTAGCTCACGGTTGCTTGTGCGAGGCCTGGGAGAGAATGACATAGACGAGGATGAGGAGGACTGCGAGTCTTCAGCCCGTCTGCTGGGCATGTCCTTCATGAACCGTAGCTCTGCTCACAGATCCAGCTCTTCTCCTTATACCAGACAGGCTCCACCCAG GTCATGTTCACGACCCTCAGTGCGTACCAtggttgtatgtgtgttgttCCTGGTGATAGTGGCCTCTATGACCATGGTACTGTACTTCGTACCTGGATGCAATTTTACCAAG ATGGGTTGTCCTAAGCCGAACCAGACCGCTCCCTTTGAGCCAGTCTACCCTGTGTCCACAAATGGTGAACTGTTTCCATGGGCACAGCTCCGGCTGCCTCGTAGCATACGTCCTCTCAGCTATGACCTCACCCTGAACCCTGACTTTGACAATATGACCTTCACCGGCCGCACTGTTATCAGCATGTCTGTGCTTCACAACACCAAGCGCATTGTCCTGCACAGTGCTAATCTCAACATTACCAAAGCTACCGTCAAG TTGGGTGATGGGGAGGCCAGTGATGTGACTGTATTGGAGTACAAACCCACACAGCAGATAGCTATTAAGTTCTCTGACGAGCTGAAGGCTGGCCAGTACTGTGTTTTGACTCTGGATTACTCTGCCAACTTCTCACACACCTATGATGGTTTCTACAACAGCTCATACACAGATAAAGATGGAAAGAGAAG TGTCCTAGCTGCAACCCAGTTTGAGCCACTGTCAGCTAGGAAAGCCTTTCCTTGCTTTGATGAACCAGCTTTCAAAGCCACCTTTCTGATTAAAATCAGCAGAAAACCAAACTACATGACTCTTTCCAACATGCCTAAG GCTAAAACCACACTACTTCCCAATGGCTTCATGCAAGATGAGTTTGAAAAGACCAGTGTCAACATGAGCACCTACCTGGTGGCCTTCATCGTCGCTAACTTCACCCCCATCAGCAAAAATGTCTCAGAAACTCTG gtCTCTGTGTACTCTGTGCCAGAGAAGAAGGAGCACACTGACTATGCTCTGGACACAGCCTCCAAACTGCTGGAGTTTTACAATAACTTCTTTGAAATTAACTACCCCCTCAAAAAACTAG ACTTGGTAGCTATCCCGGACTTTCTGGCAGGAGCCATGGAGAACTGGGGACTCATCACTTTCAGAGAGACCAGCCTGCTGGTGGGCAAACAGTCCTGTCCTCTGGAAAAACAAGTAGTTGCCTCTGTCATAGCGCATGAGCTCGCTCATCAG tggTTTGGAAACCTGGTAACTATGAGCTGGTGGAATGACCTGTGGCTCAACGAAGGCTTTGCCACTTACATGCAGTATATGTCACTGCAGACAGTGTTGCCCCAGCTGGACATT ggTAATTTGTTCCTGGCTGTGCGGTTCAGAGCCTTGGACAAAGATGCACTAAACTCCTCCCACGCTGTGTCGACAGAGGTTAATACACCGGAACAGGTGGAAGAGATGTTTGACTCTGTCTCCTATGAAAAG GGTGCGTCCATACTCCTGATGCTAAATGCCTCCCTGCCAGGCGACCAACAGTTCAGAAAGGGTATCATTCAATACCTAAATCAGTTCAGTGGATTAAACACGGACACGGATGACCTCTGGAACAGCCttacacag GTCGAAGTCTCGATGCAGCACCAGAATGTGTCAGAGATGATGAGCTCATGGACGTCACAGAAAGGCTTCCCATTGGTCACTGTAAGCCGCAATGGAGAACAGGTGACCTTCACACAGGAACACTTCCTGCTTACGACTGACAATGCCACGCGTACTTCCAG CTTGTGGAATATTCCAGTGACGTACGTGAACGACAGCTGTAGTTTGGCCCCTGAGTGCAAACAGGTGTTCACTCTGAAGACCAAGTCAG agacTCTTAAGCTGCCAGAAAGTGTAAAGTGGCTGAAGTTGAACTACAGAAACACAGGCTTCTACATCGTCCACTACGGAGACAAGGGCTGGGCTGCTCTTATAAATGCTTTGTCCAGCAATGTCAGTGTTCTTACACATGAGGACCGTGCCTCGCTCATACACAACATCTTTGCACTCTCCAG ACTGGGACGTGTGTCCTTCCTTCAAGTCTTCAACCTGTTGAAGTACATGTCCAGTGAAACTGAGACTTCTCCTGTGACAGAGGCCTTGTTACAGCTCAATGATATCTACCGACTGCTCGACAAAAGACAGGAGCACAGTCTTGTGGCCCGCATGAAg AATTATATTCTGCATCAATTTGGTTCTCTGATGGACAAACAAACatgggaagaggaagagagtgtGTCGAAACAGGAGCTGCGCTCAGCCCTGCTGGGGACGGCCTGTAGCCTGAATGAAGAAAACTGCACTCAGCAAGCAAAAGCCCTGTTCAAACAGTATGCCAATGGGACCTTAGG GATCTCAGGCGATCTGCAGAAAGTTGTATTCACTGTGGCTGCTCAGTCAACCGAAGACTGGTTGACTTTGCTCAACATGTACAGAAATGCCACCTATGATGCAGACAAACGAAAAATGCTACAGGGCCTAGCATCCACTCAGGACGCACGGCGTATAGTATg GATTCTGAAGGCAGGTCTGAAGGGGGACATCATCCAGACACAGGAGTTGCCTTTGGTCATCAGCACTGTATGTAAAGGCTTCGCTGGCTACCTGTTTGTCTGGGATTTTATACAAGAGAACTGGGACCGCCTCATAGATAA GTTCCCTGTGGGCTCCTTTGCCATCCAGACAATCATCAAGTCTGCCACCTCCCAGTTCTCCACACAGGCACACCTTGATCAA gtGCAGGGTTTCTTCTCCGGTCTGAAGGAGCGCGGCTCCCAGATGAGAAGCGTGCAGGAAGCTTTGGAAACCATCAGGTTGAACCAGCGCTGGATGGACAAGAACCTGTCTACACTCCGAAAATGGCTCTAA
- the LOC122876429 gene encoding leucyl-cystinyl aminopeptidase isoform X3 → MDPFDSNNTERANLPRNMIENSMFEEEPDVVDLAKDSTAFPTFPALDPDEVVYEPRSSRLLVRGLGENDIDEDEEDCESSARLLGMSFMNRSSAHRSSSSPYTRQAPPRSCSRPSVRTMVVCVLFLVIVASMTMVLYFVPGCNFTKMGCPKPNQTAPFEPVYPVSTNGELFPWAQLRLPRSIRPLSYDLTLNPDFDNMTFTGRTVISMSVLHNTKRIVLHSANLNITKATVKLGDGEASDVTVLEYKPTQQIAIKFSDELKAGQYCVLTLDYSANFSHTYDGFYNSSYTDKDGKRSVLAATQFEPLSARKAFPCFDEPAFKATFLIKISRKPNYMTLSNMPKAKTTLLPNGFMQDEFEKTSVNMSTYLVAFIVANFTPISKNVSETLVSVYSVPEKKEHTDYALDTASKLLEFYNNFFEINYPLKKLDLVAIPDFLAGAMENWGLITFRETSLLVGKQSCPLEKQVVASVIAHELAHQWFGNLVTMSWWNDLWLNEGFATYMQYMSLQTVLPQLDIGNLFLAVRFRALDKDALNSSHAVSTEVNTPEQVEEMFDSVSYEKGASILLMLNASLPGDQQFRKGIIQYLNQFSGLNTDTDDLWNSLTQVEVSMQHQNVSEMMSSWTSQKGFPLVTVSRNGEQVTFTQEHFLLTTDNATRTSSLWNIPVTYVNDSCSLAPECKQVFTLKTKSETLKLPESVKWLKLNYRNTGFYIVHYGDKGWAALINALSSNVSVLTHEDRASLIHNIFALSRLGRVSFLQVFNLLKYMSSETETSPVTEALLQLNDIYRLLDKRQEHSLVARMKNYILHQFGSLMDKQTWEEEESVSKQELRSALLGTACSLNEENCTQQAKALFKQYANGTLGISGDLQKVVFTVAAQSTEDWLTLLNMYRNATYDADKRKMLQGLASTQDARRIVWCRVSSPV, encoded by the exons ATGGATCCCTTTGACAGTAACAATACAG AGCGTGCCAACCTGCCGAGGAACATGATTGAGAACAGCATGTTTGAAGAAGAGCCTGATGTTGTGGATTTGGCCAAAGACTCCACTGCATTTCCG ACGTTTCCTGCTCTTGACCCAGATGAGGTAGTGTATGAGCCTCGTAGCTCACGGTTGCTTGTGCGAGGCCTGGGAGAGAATGACATAGACGAGGATGAGGAGGACTGCGAGTCTTCAGCCCGTCTGCTGGGCATGTCCTTCATGAACCGTAGCTCTGCTCACAGATCCAGCTCTTCTCCTTATACCAGACAGGCTCCACCCAG GTCATGTTCACGACCCTCAGTGCGTACCAtggttgtatgtgtgttgttCCTGGTGATAGTGGCCTCTATGACCATGGTACTGTACTTCGTACCTGGATGCAATTTTACCAAG ATGGGTTGTCCTAAGCCGAACCAGACCGCTCCCTTTGAGCCAGTCTACCCTGTGTCCACAAATGGTGAACTGTTTCCATGGGCACAGCTCCGGCTGCCTCGTAGCATACGTCCTCTCAGCTATGACCTCACCCTGAACCCTGACTTTGACAATATGACCTTCACCGGCCGCACTGTTATCAGCATGTCTGTGCTTCACAACACCAAGCGCATTGTCCTGCACAGTGCTAATCTCAACATTACCAAAGCTACCGTCAAG TTGGGTGATGGGGAGGCCAGTGATGTGACTGTATTGGAGTACAAACCCACACAGCAGATAGCTATTAAGTTCTCTGACGAGCTGAAGGCTGGCCAGTACTGTGTTTTGACTCTGGATTACTCTGCCAACTTCTCACACACCTATGATGGTTTCTACAACAGCTCATACACAGATAAAGATGGAAAGAGAAG TGTCCTAGCTGCAACCCAGTTTGAGCCACTGTCAGCTAGGAAAGCCTTTCCTTGCTTTGATGAACCAGCTTTCAAAGCCACCTTTCTGATTAAAATCAGCAGAAAACCAAACTACATGACTCTTTCCAACATGCCTAAG GCTAAAACCACACTACTTCCCAATGGCTTCATGCAAGATGAGTTTGAAAAGACCAGTGTCAACATGAGCACCTACCTGGTGGCCTTCATCGTCGCTAACTTCACCCCCATCAGCAAAAATGTCTCAGAAACTCTG gtCTCTGTGTACTCTGTGCCAGAGAAGAAGGAGCACACTGACTATGCTCTGGACACAGCCTCCAAACTGCTGGAGTTTTACAATAACTTCTTTGAAATTAACTACCCCCTCAAAAAACTAG ACTTGGTAGCTATCCCGGACTTTCTGGCAGGAGCCATGGAGAACTGGGGACTCATCACTTTCAGAGAGACCAGCCTGCTGGTGGGCAAACAGTCCTGTCCTCTGGAAAAACAAGTAGTTGCCTCTGTCATAGCGCATGAGCTCGCTCATCAG tggTTTGGAAACCTGGTAACTATGAGCTGGTGGAATGACCTGTGGCTCAACGAAGGCTTTGCCACTTACATGCAGTATATGTCACTGCAGACAGTGTTGCCCCAGCTGGACATT ggTAATTTGTTCCTGGCTGTGCGGTTCAGAGCCTTGGACAAAGATGCACTAAACTCCTCCCACGCTGTGTCGACAGAGGTTAATACACCGGAACAGGTGGAAGAGATGTTTGACTCTGTCTCCTATGAAAAG GGTGCGTCCATACTCCTGATGCTAAATGCCTCCCTGCCAGGCGACCAACAGTTCAGAAAGGGTATCATTCAATACCTAAATCAGTTCAGTGGATTAAACACGGACACGGATGACCTCTGGAACAGCCttacacag GTCGAAGTCTCGATGCAGCACCAGAATGTGTCAGAGATGATGAGCTCATGGACGTCACAGAAAGGCTTCCCATTGGTCACTGTAAGCCGCAATGGAGAACAGGTGACCTTCACACAGGAACACTTCCTGCTTACGACTGACAATGCCACGCGTACTTCCAG CTTGTGGAATATTCCAGTGACGTACGTGAACGACAGCTGTAGTTTGGCCCCTGAGTGCAAACAGGTGTTCACTCTGAAGACCAAGTCAG agacTCTTAAGCTGCCAGAAAGTGTAAAGTGGCTGAAGTTGAACTACAGAAACACAGGCTTCTACATCGTCCACTACGGAGACAAGGGCTGGGCTGCTCTTATAAATGCTTTGTCCAGCAATGTCAGTGTTCTTACACATGAGGACCGTGCCTCGCTCATACACAACATCTTTGCACTCTCCAG ACTGGGACGTGTGTCCTTCCTTCAAGTCTTCAACCTGTTGAAGTACATGTCCAGTGAAACTGAGACTTCTCCTGTGACAGAGGCCTTGTTACAGCTCAATGATATCTACCGACTGCTCGACAAAAGACAGGAGCACAGTCTTGTGGCCCGCATGAAg AATTATATTCTGCATCAATTTGGTTCTCTGATGGACAAACAAACatgggaagaggaagagagtgtGTCGAAACAGGAGCTGCGCTCAGCCCTGCTGGGGACGGCCTGTAGCCTGAATGAAGAAAACTGCACTCAGCAAGCAAAAGCCCTGTTCAAACAGTATGCCAATGGGACCTTAGG GATCTCAGGCGATCTGCAGAAAGTTGTATTCACTGTGGCTGCTCAGTCAACCGAAGACTGGTTGACTTTGCTCAACATGTACAGAAATGCCACCTATGATGCAGACAAACGAAAAATGCTACAGGGCCTAGCATCCACTCAGGACGCACGGCGTATAGTATg gtGCAGGGTTTCTTCTCCGGTCTGA
- the LOC122876429 gene encoding leucyl-cystinyl aminopeptidase isoform X2, whose product MIENSMFEEEPDVVDLAKDSTAFPTFPALDPDEVVYEPRSSRLLVRGLGENDIDEDEEDCESSARLLGMSFMNRSSAHRSSSSPYTRQAPPRSCSRPSVRTMVVCVLFLVIVASMTMVLYFVPGCNFTKMGCPKPNQTAPFEPVYPVSTNGELFPWAQLRLPRSIRPLSYDLTLNPDFDNMTFTGRTVISMSVLHNTKRIVLHSANLNITKATVKLGDGEASDVTVLEYKPTQQIAIKFSDELKAGQYCVLTLDYSANFSHTYDGFYNSSYTDKDGKRSVLAATQFEPLSARKAFPCFDEPAFKATFLIKISRKPNYMTLSNMPKAKTTLLPNGFMQDEFEKTSVNMSTYLVAFIVANFTPISKNVSETLVSVYSVPEKKEHTDYALDTASKLLEFYNNFFEINYPLKKLDLVAIPDFLAGAMENWGLITFRETSLLVGKQSCPLEKQVVASVIAHELAHQWFGNLVTMSWWNDLWLNEGFATYMQYMSLQTVLPQLDIGNLFLAVRFRALDKDALNSSHAVSTEVNTPEQVEEMFDSVSYEKGASILLMLNASLPGDQQFRKGIIQYLNQFSGLNTDTDDLWNSLTQVEVSMQHQNVSEMMSSWTSQKGFPLVTVSRNGEQVTFTQEHFLLTTDNATRTSSLWNIPVTYVNDSCSLAPECKQVFTLKTKSETLKLPESVKWLKLNYRNTGFYIVHYGDKGWAALINALSSNVSVLTHEDRASLIHNIFALSRLGRVSFLQVFNLLKYMSSETETSPVTEALLQLNDIYRLLDKRQEHSLVARMKNYILHQFGSLMDKQTWEEEESVSKQELRSALLGTACSLNEENCTQQAKALFKQYANGTLGISGDLQKVVFTVAAQSTEDWLTLLNMYRNATYDADKRKMLQGLASTQDARRIVWILKAGLKGDIIQTQELPLVISTVCKGFAGYLFVWDFIQENWDRLIDKFPVGSFAIQTIIKSATSQFSTQAHLDQVQGFFSGLKERGSQMRSVQEALETIRLNQRWMDKNLSTLRKWL is encoded by the exons ATGATTGAGAACAGCATGTTTGAAGAAGAGCCTGATGTTGTGGATTTGGCCAAAGACTCCACTGCATTTCCG ACGTTTCCTGCTCTTGACCCAGATGAGGTAGTGTATGAGCCTCGTAGCTCACGGTTGCTTGTGCGAGGCCTGGGAGAGAATGACATAGACGAGGATGAGGAGGACTGCGAGTCTTCAGCCCGTCTGCTGGGCATGTCCTTCATGAACCGTAGCTCTGCTCACAGATCCAGCTCTTCTCCTTATACCAGACAGGCTCCACCCAG GTCATGTTCACGACCCTCAGTGCGTACCAtggttgtatgtgtgttgttCCTGGTGATAGTGGCCTCTATGACCATGGTACTGTACTTCGTACCTGGATGCAATTTTACCAAG ATGGGTTGTCCTAAGCCGAACCAGACCGCTCCCTTTGAGCCAGTCTACCCTGTGTCCACAAATGGTGAACTGTTTCCATGGGCACAGCTCCGGCTGCCTCGTAGCATACGTCCTCTCAGCTATGACCTCACCCTGAACCCTGACTTTGACAATATGACCTTCACCGGCCGCACTGTTATCAGCATGTCTGTGCTTCACAACACCAAGCGCATTGTCCTGCACAGTGCTAATCTCAACATTACCAAAGCTACCGTCAAG TTGGGTGATGGGGAGGCCAGTGATGTGACTGTATTGGAGTACAAACCCACACAGCAGATAGCTATTAAGTTCTCTGACGAGCTGAAGGCTGGCCAGTACTGTGTTTTGACTCTGGATTACTCTGCCAACTTCTCACACACCTATGATGGTTTCTACAACAGCTCATACACAGATAAAGATGGAAAGAGAAG TGTCCTAGCTGCAACCCAGTTTGAGCCACTGTCAGCTAGGAAAGCCTTTCCTTGCTTTGATGAACCAGCTTTCAAAGCCACCTTTCTGATTAAAATCAGCAGAAAACCAAACTACATGACTCTTTCCAACATGCCTAAG GCTAAAACCACACTACTTCCCAATGGCTTCATGCAAGATGAGTTTGAAAAGACCAGTGTCAACATGAGCACCTACCTGGTGGCCTTCATCGTCGCTAACTTCACCCCCATCAGCAAAAATGTCTCAGAAACTCTG gtCTCTGTGTACTCTGTGCCAGAGAAGAAGGAGCACACTGACTATGCTCTGGACACAGCCTCCAAACTGCTGGAGTTTTACAATAACTTCTTTGAAATTAACTACCCCCTCAAAAAACTAG ACTTGGTAGCTATCCCGGACTTTCTGGCAGGAGCCATGGAGAACTGGGGACTCATCACTTTCAGAGAGACCAGCCTGCTGGTGGGCAAACAGTCCTGTCCTCTGGAAAAACAAGTAGTTGCCTCTGTCATAGCGCATGAGCTCGCTCATCAG tggTTTGGAAACCTGGTAACTATGAGCTGGTGGAATGACCTGTGGCTCAACGAAGGCTTTGCCACTTACATGCAGTATATGTCACTGCAGACAGTGTTGCCCCAGCTGGACATT ggTAATTTGTTCCTGGCTGTGCGGTTCAGAGCCTTGGACAAAGATGCACTAAACTCCTCCCACGCTGTGTCGACAGAGGTTAATACACCGGAACAGGTGGAAGAGATGTTTGACTCTGTCTCCTATGAAAAG GGTGCGTCCATACTCCTGATGCTAAATGCCTCCCTGCCAGGCGACCAACAGTTCAGAAAGGGTATCATTCAATACCTAAATCAGTTCAGTGGATTAAACACGGACACGGATGACCTCTGGAACAGCCttacacag GTCGAAGTCTCGATGCAGCACCAGAATGTGTCAGAGATGATGAGCTCATGGACGTCACAGAAAGGCTTCCCATTGGTCACTGTAAGCCGCAATGGAGAACAGGTGACCTTCACACAGGAACACTTCCTGCTTACGACTGACAATGCCACGCGTACTTCCAG CTTGTGGAATATTCCAGTGACGTACGTGAACGACAGCTGTAGTTTGGCCCCTGAGTGCAAACAGGTGTTCACTCTGAAGACCAAGTCAG agacTCTTAAGCTGCCAGAAAGTGTAAAGTGGCTGAAGTTGAACTACAGAAACACAGGCTTCTACATCGTCCACTACGGAGACAAGGGCTGGGCTGCTCTTATAAATGCTTTGTCCAGCAATGTCAGTGTTCTTACACATGAGGACCGTGCCTCGCTCATACACAACATCTTTGCACTCTCCAG ACTGGGACGTGTGTCCTTCCTTCAAGTCTTCAACCTGTTGAAGTACATGTCCAGTGAAACTGAGACTTCTCCTGTGACAGAGGCCTTGTTACAGCTCAATGATATCTACCGACTGCTCGACAAAAGACAGGAGCACAGTCTTGTGGCCCGCATGAAg AATTATATTCTGCATCAATTTGGTTCTCTGATGGACAAACAAACatgggaagaggaagagagtgtGTCGAAACAGGAGCTGCGCTCAGCCCTGCTGGGGACGGCCTGTAGCCTGAATGAAGAAAACTGCACTCAGCAAGCAAAAGCCCTGTTCAAACAGTATGCCAATGGGACCTTAGG GATCTCAGGCGATCTGCAGAAAGTTGTATTCACTGTGGCTGCTCAGTCAACCGAAGACTGGTTGACTTTGCTCAACATGTACAGAAATGCCACCTATGATGCAGACAAACGAAAAATGCTACAGGGCCTAGCATCCACTCAGGACGCACGGCGTATAGTATg GATTCTGAAGGCAGGTCTGAAGGGGGACATCATCCAGACACAGGAGTTGCCTTTGGTCATCAGCACTGTATGTAAAGGCTTCGCTGGCTACCTGTTTGTCTGGGATTTTATACAAGAGAACTGGGACCGCCTCATAGATAA GTTCCCTGTGGGCTCCTTTGCCATCCAGACAATCATCAAGTCTGCCACCTCCCAGTTCTCCACACAGGCACACCTTGATCAA gtGCAGGGTTTCTTCTCCGGTCTGAAGGAGCGCGGCTCCCAGATGAGAAGCGTGCAGGAAGCTTTGGAAACCATCAGGTTGAACCAGCGCTGGATGGACAAGAACCTGTCTACACTCCGAAAATGGCTCTAA